Proteins from a single region of Rhodovibrio salinarum DSM 9154:
- a CDS encoding alpha-L-glutamate ligase-like protein, which yields MIWKRVRDLKNAGVVGVNARNATYVLPHNARHLQAAVNCKLQTKRLAQEVGIKVPELFGAISVNGEVSKLRNILEGRDSFAIKPAHGAGGDGILVVTGQVNGYWRMAGGRMLETADLQFHLSNVLSGMYSLGGQPDTAFIEDFVDVDPVFAEIAWGGVPDIRVLVYRGVPAMAMARLPTAASGGKANLHKGGLGAGVDISSGVTTTAVCNDHAVQCHPDTGKDIAGVAVPHWEEMMHMSARAQEITQLDYLGVDIVLDRLQGPLLLELNARPGLAIQIANNTGQRHRLDAIDQAIDDLPDVESRVAFAQERLGSGKRPPEPGEWTAPVGRLGLMAAK from the coding sequence ATGATCTGGAAACGCGTTCGCGACCTGAAGAACGCCGGCGTCGTCGGCGTCAACGCCCGCAACGCGACCTATGTGCTCCCCCATAATGCCCGCCATCTTCAGGCCGCGGTGAACTGCAAGCTGCAGACCAAGCGCCTTGCCCAGGAAGTCGGTATCAAGGTGCCGGAACTGTTCGGGGCGATCTCGGTCAATGGCGAGGTCAGCAAGCTCCGGAATATCTTGGAAGGGCGCGATTCCTTCGCCATCAAGCCCGCCCATGGGGCCGGCGGCGACGGTATCCTGGTGGTCACCGGCCAAGTGAACGGCTACTGGCGAATGGCCGGCGGGCGCATGCTGGAGACCGCGGACCTGCAGTTCCACCTGTCCAACGTCCTCTCCGGCATGTACTCGCTGGGCGGACAGCCGGATACGGCTTTCATCGAGGACTTCGTGGACGTCGATCCCGTGTTCGCCGAGATCGCCTGGGGCGGGGTGCCGGACATACGTGTCCTGGTCTACCGCGGCGTGCCGGCGATGGCGATGGCACGCCTGCCCACCGCAGCCTCGGGCGGCAAGGCCAACCTGCACAAGGGCGGGCTCGGCGCCGGCGTCGACATCTCCTCGGGCGTCACCACGACGGCCGTGTGCAACGACCATGCCGTGCAGTGCCATCCCGACACCGGAAAGGACATTGCTGGCGTGGCCGTCCCACACTGGGAGGAGATGATGCACATGTCCGCGCGCGCACAGGAGATCACCCAGCTAGACTACCTGGGCGTCGACATCGTGCTCGACCGGCTACAGGGTCCGTTGTTGCTCGAACTGAACGCCCGCCCGGGCCTTGCGATCCAGATCGCCAACAATACCGGCCAACGCCATCGACTGGATGCCATCGATCAGGCGATCGACGATCTGCCCGATGTCGAAAGCCGGGTGGCGTTCGCCCAGGAGAGGCTCGGCTCCGGCAAGCGCCCGCCGGAACCGGGAGAGTGGACGGCTCCGGTCGGCCGCCTGGGCCTGATGGCGGCGAAGTAG
- the panC gene encoding pantoate--beta-alanine ligase — protein MSRAAIQSASQTELPVVRTVADLRGHVRSMRRRGESVALVPTMGALHDGHLALIRHARSRCTHVIASVFVNPKQFDRPDDLAAYPRDEASDRAQLAANGCDLLFAPGVEQMYPDTFSTSVHVGQVTEPLEGAHRPGHFAGVATVVTKLLLQSLPDVAAFGEKDYQQLITVQRLVRDLDIPVEIDGVTTVREADGLALSSRNRQLSAEARVRAAELYAVLRDSAAALATGEGASSTILAKGRARLGHAGFEAIDYLDLRAAEDLAPLTHVDRPARLLAAAWLDGVRLIDNLPVVPDAG, from the coding sequence ATGAGCCGAGCCGCGATACAAAGCGCTAGCCAGACCGAGCTGCCGGTCGTCCGCACGGTCGCCGATCTGCGTGGGCACGTGCGCAGCATGCGCCGGCGCGGGGAGAGCGTGGCCCTGGTGCCGACCATGGGCGCGCTGCACGACGGCCATCTGGCGCTGATCCGGCACGCCCGGTCGCGCTGCACCCACGTGATCGCGAGCGTGTTCGTCAATCCCAAGCAATTCGACCGGCCGGACGATCTGGCCGCCTACCCGCGCGACGAGGCGAGCGACCGCGCGCAACTAGCGGCCAACGGCTGCGATCTGCTGTTCGCGCCGGGTGTGGAGCAGATGTACCCGGACACCTTCTCCACCAGCGTGCACGTCGGACAGGTGACCGAACCGCTGGAGGGCGCGCACCGTCCGGGCCACTTCGCCGGCGTCGCAACCGTGGTTACCAAGCTGCTGCTGCAGTCCCTGCCCGACGTCGCGGCCTTTGGCGAAAAGGATTATCAGCAGCTGATCACCGTCCAGCGCCTGGTCCGGGACCTGGACATCCCCGTGGAGATCGACGGCGTAACCACGGTGCGCGAAGCCGATGGACTGGCGCTCTCCTCGCGCAACCGGCAACTGAGTGCCGAAGCCCGGGTCCGCGCGGCGGAACTCTACGCCGTGCTGCGCGACAGCGCGGCGGCGCTCGCCACCGGGGAAGGCGCGTCCAGCACGATCCTGGCCAAGGGGCGGGCACGCCTGGGTCATGCCGGCTTCGAGGCGATCGATTACCTGGATTTGCGCGCGGCCGAGGATCTGGCGCCGCTGACCCACGTTGACCGTCCGGCACGGCTGCTGGCTGCGGCGTGGCTGGACGGCGTGCGGCTGATCGACAATCTGCCGGTCGTCCCAGACGCGGGCTGA
- a CDS encoding tyrosine phosphatase family protein, with protein sequence MVDQRAVPSDIADFDLTICGIDELHHHSTAPITHVLSILDPEAPVPQAFEGYAALRQHWVLRFHDVSAPIGDARVPEQADVEQVLAFAAELQVGAPNAHLLVHCHAGVSRSTAAAAILLAQRNPGKEAEAFQYVARIRPGAWPNRRMVEIADRLMHCDGRLIEGLRAMPRVGAP encoded by the coding sequence ATGGTCGATCAGCGCGCCGTGCCATCGGATATCGCCGATTTCGATCTTACGATCTGCGGGATCGATGAACTGCACCACCACAGCACGGCACCGATCACGCACGTGCTGTCGATCCTGGACCCGGAAGCGCCGGTCCCACAGGCGTTCGAGGGATATGCTGCCCTGCGCCAGCACTGGGTGCTGCGGTTTCACGACGTGAGCGCCCCGATCGGGGATGCCCGTGTGCCGGAGCAGGCGGACGTCGAGCAGGTCTTGGCATTCGCCGCGGAACTACAGGTGGGAGCCCCGAACGCGCATCTTCTCGTGCATTGCCATGCCGGCGTCTCCCGCTCCACTGCGGCGGCGGCGATCCTGCTGGCTCAGCGCAATCCAGGGAAGGAGGCGGAGGCCTTTCAATATGTCGCCCGCATCCGACCCGGCGCCTGGCCCAACCGGCGCATGGTCGAGATCGCCGACCGTTTGATGCACTGCGACGGGCGCCTGATCGAGGGTCTGCGGGCGATGCCTCGTGTGGGGGCCCCCTAG
- a CDS encoding amidase: MPEAATDLAAAMRALAEQHLSASDLAEQAIAAHDPALNAYAAWTPETTRAQAAAADAARQAGATTGPLMGVPVSLKDIYAAAGWRTYAGSPKALPAEPWERDGPLVAKLRRQLATITGKTNTVEFAFSGLGTNPHWGTPRNPWNRARVAGGSSSGAAVSVREGSALLALGTDTAGSIRVPAAMNGLAGLKMGAGQWPTEGIVPLSHLLDTPGLIARTAQDLAIGYGALNGDAPGAAPMARPDLTGVRLCVPAQVVWDDTAPGIAEAVESALRELEAAGAKLLRRDVPEVLAAVEVFRTTNLAGPDLYRLLSTELTGWLDTVDPSIRQRLDKATDVPAWQWLAARARVAELSRAAAERLRDCDALVAPTVALTPPEIDAVQAPDAFARANGFALRNTAVGNYLTMAGVTLPAGLDAAGMPVGLQLLGQPGGEAGLLALAQTVERVLGTSDQRLGTPPAA; the protein is encoded by the coding sequence ATGCCCGAAGCCGCCACCGACCTCGCCGCCGCCATGCGCGCGCTTGCCGAACAGCATCTGAGCGCCTCTGACCTCGCCGAGCAGGCGATCGCCGCACACGATCCCGCACTCAACGCCTATGCCGCCTGGACGCCCGAGACGACCCGCGCCCAGGCCGCGGCAGCCGACGCCGCGCGGCAGGCGGGCGCGACCACGGGGCCGTTGATGGGCGTGCCGGTTTCCCTCAAGGACATCTATGCGGCGGCCGGCTGGCGCACCTATGCCGGTTCGCCCAAGGCCCTACCGGCCGAGCCGTGGGAACGCGACGGCCCGCTGGTCGCCAAGCTGCGACGGCAGTTGGCCACGATCACGGGCAAGACCAACACGGTGGAGTTCGCGTTCTCGGGGCTGGGCACCAACCCGCACTGGGGCACCCCGCGCAACCCCTGGAACCGGGCGCGGGTCGCCGGTGGTTCGTCCAGCGGGGCGGCCGTGTCTGTGCGCGAAGGTAGCGCGCTGCTGGCACTCGGCACCGATACGGCGGGCTCGATCCGCGTCCCGGCGGCCATGAACGGATTGGCGGGCCTGAAGATGGGCGCCGGGCAATGGCCGACCGAGGGCATCGTGCCGCTCAGCCACCTGCTCGACACGCCGGGGCTGATCGCACGCACCGCCCAGGACCTGGCGATCGGCTATGGCGCCCTTAACGGCGACGCGCCGGGCGCGGCCCCGATGGCACGGCCGGATCTGACGGGCGTGCGCTTGTGCGTGCCGGCACAGGTGGTCTGGGACGACACCGCCCCTGGGATCGCCGAAGCTGTCGAGAGCGCGCTGCGCGAGCTGGAGGCGGCGGGCGCTAAGCTGCTGCGCCGGGACGTGCCGGAGGTCCTCGCGGCGGTCGAGGTCTTCCGCACCACCAATCTGGCGGGTCCCGACCTGTACCGTCTGTTGTCGACCGAGCTTACGGGGTGGCTCGACACGGTAGACCCATCGATTCGCCAACGCCTGGACAAGGCGACCGATGTGCCCGCCTGGCAGTGGCTGGCCGCCCGCGCCCGCGTGGCCGAGCTTTCGCGCGCGGCCGCCGAACGCTTGCGGGATTGCGATGCCCTGGTCGCGCCGACGGTCGCGCTCACCCCACCCGAAATCGATGCCGTGCAAGCGCCCGACGCGTTTGCGAGGGCAAACGGCTTCGCCCTGCGCAACACGGCCGTGGGCAACTACCTGACGATGGCCGGTGTGACGCTTCCGGCCGGGCTGGATGCCGCGGGCATGCCGGTCGGCCTGCAGTTGCTCGGCCAACCGGGCGGAGAGGCCGGTCTGCTGGCGCTTGCACAGACGGTCGAGCGCGTGTTGGGCACGAGCGACCAACGGCTGGGCACGCCGCCGGCCGCATAG
- a CDS encoding universal stress protein, whose product MFQNILVPIRPNRPSTWRKALPLAIGEARRHGATLHVVTVTSDVASEDDKKTAHDVARELQDLVDAQVPRDVKVEAEIYRGASVHRNVRKAAEERNCDLIVMNSHRPDLRDYLIGSNASQIVRHATCSVLVVR is encoded by the coding sequence ATGTTCCAGAACATCTTGGTACCGATCCGGCCGAACCGGCCCAGCACCTGGCGCAAGGCCCTGCCGCTGGCCATCGGCGAGGCGCGACGCCATGGCGCGACGCTACACGTCGTCACGGTGACCTCCGACGTTGCCTCGGAAGACGACAAGAAGACCGCGCACGACGTGGCGCGCGAGCTGCAGGACCTGGTCGACGCGCAGGTCCCACGCGACGTTAAGGTCGAAGCGGAAATCTACCGCGGTGCCTCGGTCCATCGGAACGTGCGCAAGGCGGCGGAGGAACGGAACTGCGACCTGATCGTCATGAACTCCCACCGCCCGGATCTACGCGACTACCTGATCGGCTCCAATGCCTCCCAGATCGTCCGGCACGCGACCTGCTCGGTGCTGGTGGTACGCTGA
- a CDS encoding cyclic nucleotide-binding domain-containing protein yields the protein MPVSAFDVNKMSPLSEPTRRPTRAQSPCQGCTVRHLTVCAPLDDQEVQEVAAISQSVEMSPGDPLFDEGEGADQVYNVTAGTMKVYKLLSDGRRQVTGFLFPGDFLGLANNDTYAYSAEAVTHATLCRFPRSKLDKLLERYPKMEKRLLSIASHELAVAQEQMLLLGRKTAKEKIASFLLNLSQRAEARGQPGNPVSVPMSRTDIGDYLGLTTETVSRTFTNLRTGGTIALRNGGKVDILDREALDDVAQGD from the coding sequence ATGCCCGTGTCCGCGTTCGACGTGAACAAGATGTCGCCGCTGAGCGAGCCGACGCGCCGGCCGACGCGCGCGCAGTCGCCCTGTCAGGGGTGTACGGTACGCCATTTGACGGTCTGCGCCCCCCTCGACGACCAGGAAGTCCAAGAGGTCGCCGCAATCTCCCAGAGTGTGGAGATGTCCCCGGGCGATCCCCTGTTCGACGAGGGCGAAGGCGCCGATCAGGTCTATAACGTCACCGCCGGCACCATGAAGGTCTACAAGCTACTCTCCGACGGCCGGCGGCAGGTGACGGGATTCCTGTTCCCCGGTGACTTCCTGGGCCTCGCGAACAACGATACCTACGCCTATTCGGCGGAAGCCGTGACTCACGCCACTTTGTGCCGCTTCCCGCGCAGCAAGCTGGACAAGCTGCTCGAACGCTATCCCAAGATGGAAAAGCGCCTGCTGTCGATCGCCAGCCACGAGCTGGCCGTGGCGCAAGAGCAGATGCTGCTGCTCGGCCGCAAGACGGCGAAGGAGAAGATCGCCTCCTTCCTGCTGAACCTTTCCCAGCGGGCGGAAGCACGCGGCCAGCCGGGCAACCCGGTCTCCGTCCCGATGAGCCGCACGGACATCGGCGACTACCTGGGCCTGACCACCGAAACCGTCAGCCGTACCTTCACCAACCTGCGCACCGGCGGCACGATTGCGCTCCGCAACGGCGGCAAGGTGGACATTCTGGACCGCGAAGCCCTGGACGACGTCGCCCAAGGGGATTGA
- a CDS encoding class I SAM-dependent rRNA methyltransferase — protein sequence MTQSSVPSAAVDPAARPTVRLRPAGKKKRPHFGSPWIYANEVQMTPEAKALDPGTPVRLETAEGAPLGCFLFNRHPLICARLISRDPDAVLDRDFFEARIRAAVELRDKLVGVPYYRLAHAEGDGLPGTVIDRYGDTLVLQVNTAGLDRLRPSLLEALDRVVAPQTVVLRNDNPARELEGLSTQVEVVKGTVDGPVELVENGARFQADPGEGQKTGWFYDQRANRAFVAGLSKGARVLDCYAFAGGFTVQAALAGAKQVTAVDRSKDALELARKSAALNGVADVCRFEKREVFQDLAARAQAGERYDVVVVDPPAFVKSKKDYWQGIKGYRKMTRLAAPLVAPGGILAVCSCSHHVEPDTFADQIRRGLGQAGRDGRILRFAGADVDHPVHPWLPETSYLKCQVLALD from the coding sequence ATGACCCAGTCGTCTGTTCCTTCCGCCGCCGTCGATCCGGCGGCCCGTCCGACCGTTCGCCTGAGACCCGCGGGCAAGAAGAAGCGCCCGCACTTCGGCAGCCCCTGGATCTACGCCAACGAGGTCCAGATGACGCCGGAGGCCAAGGCGCTCGATCCTGGCACGCCGGTACGCTTGGAAACGGCGGAGGGGGCACCGCTTGGATGCTTTCTGTTCAACCGCCATCCACTGATCTGTGCCCGGTTGATTTCGCGCGATCCCGACGCGGTCCTGGATCGCGATTTCTTCGAGGCGCGTATCCGCGCGGCGGTCGAACTGCGCGACAAGCTGGTCGGCGTGCCCTACTACCGCCTGGCGCATGCCGAAGGAGACGGTCTGCCCGGCACGGTGATCGACCGCTACGGCGACACGCTGGTGCTGCAGGTCAACACCGCCGGTCTGGATCGCCTGCGCCCATCGTTGCTTGAAGCGCTCGATCGGGTCGTCGCCCCCCAGACGGTGGTGTTGCGTAACGATAACCCAGCGCGCGAGCTGGAAGGCCTGTCCACCCAGGTCGAGGTGGTGAAGGGCACGGTCGACGGGCCGGTCGAACTGGTCGAGAACGGCGCCCGCTTCCAGGCCGATCCTGGTGAAGGGCAGAAGACCGGCTGGTTCTACGACCAGCGTGCCAATCGCGCCTTTGTCGCCGGCCTTTCCAAGGGGGCGCGGGTGCTCGACTGCTACGCCTTCGCCGGCGGTTTTACGGTGCAGGCGGCGCTTGCTGGTGCGAAGCAGGTGACGGCGGTCGACCGCTCCAAGGACGCGCTTGAGCTTGCACGGAAATCGGCGGCCTTGAACGGGGTGGCCGACGTCTGCCGGTTCGAAAAGCGGGAGGTGTTCCAGGACCTGGCCGCCCGCGCGCAGGCGGGGGAGCGGTACGATGTCGTCGTGGTCGACCCGCCGGCGTTCGTCAAAAGCAAGAAGGACTACTGGCAGGGCATCAAGGGCTACCGCAAGATGACCCGCCTGGCCGCCCCGCTGGTCGCGCCGGGCGGCATCCTGGCGGTCTGTTCCTGCTCGCACCATGTCGAGCCGGACACCTTCGCCGACCAGATTCGCCGCGGCCTGGGACAGGCCGGGCGGGATGGCCGTATCCTGCGTTTCGCCGGGGCGGACGTGGATCATCCGGTCCACCCCTGGCTGCCGGAGACCAGCTACCTGAAATGCCAGGTCCTGGCGCTGGACTGA
- a CDS encoding adenylate/guanylate cyclase domain-containing protein — MSAVSDVQPKALFARAEVQAERTVSVLRMAIALALVLVFFAVLREAPAGEPMLVRQWLSAGATMSAYFLLGAASFLAIRRGLYRPWMAWIAVTGDCLFPLVNIWLGLANTGLPTGFLIILPPVWLAPVVLAFGALRFNPWLQGYVLLLLVGGLAGLAYLEAPMGGEASPALIAKFTSFSPNVIRLCMLALAAGVLLVAALRARSLLRGAIAETYRRINLTRYLPAEVAERLAQGGLKELTGGRRQTVAVLFVDLRGFTRRAEGMSPEEVGAFVTEFRRRVRRAAEASGGTIDKFIGDAAMIVFGLLKEEGPPNARGALACADRILLEMADWNRGEASSEPVAVSVGLHWGPAFCGAVGDQSRLEFTVLGDTVNIAARLQEYAKCEGVSVVVSAATLQAAERVPGRHWRELPEVTLRGRRDGVRAFATAEPLDGAPARESEARQSAD, encoded by the coding sequence GTGAGTGCAGTGTCCGACGTCCAGCCGAAGGCGCTGTTCGCCCGGGCCGAGGTTCAGGCCGAACGGACGGTTTCGGTGTTGCGCATGGCGATCGCGCTGGCGCTGGTGCTGGTGTTCTTCGCCGTTCTGCGCGAGGCGCCGGCCGGCGAGCCGATGCTGGTCCGGCAGTGGTTGTCCGCCGGTGCGACCATGAGCGCCTATTTCCTGCTCGGCGCGGCCTCGTTTCTGGCGATCCGGCGCGGGCTTTACCGCCCCTGGATGGCTTGGATCGCGGTGACCGGCGATTGCCTGTTCCCGCTCGTGAACATCTGGCTAGGGCTGGCCAACACGGGCCTGCCGACCGGCTTCCTGATCATTCTGCCGCCGGTCTGGCTGGCCCCCGTCGTGCTCGCCTTTGGCGCGTTGCGCTTCAATCCTTGGCTGCAGGGATACGTCCTGTTGTTACTTGTCGGCGGGCTGGCGGGGCTCGCTTATCTGGAGGCGCCGATGGGCGGCGAGGCGTCGCCGGCGCTGATCGCCAAGTTCACCTCGTTTTCGCCCAACGTGATACGCCTGTGCATGTTGGCGCTTGCGGCCGGTGTGTTGCTGGTCGCCGCCCTGCGTGCCCGTAGCCTGTTGCGAGGTGCGATCGCGGAGACCTATCGGCGGATCAACTTGACCCGCTATCTGCCGGCTGAGGTCGCCGAACGCCTGGCACAGGGCGGCCTGAAGGAACTGACGGGCGGGCGTCGGCAAACGGTCGCGGTGCTGTTCGTAGACCTGCGGGGGTTCACCCGGCGCGCGGAGGGGATGAGCCCGGAGGAGGTGGGAGCCTTCGTTACCGAGTTCCGGCGACGGGTGCGCCGGGCGGCGGAAGCCTCGGGCGGGACGATCGACAAGTTCATCGGCGATGCCGCGATGATCGTATTCGGCCTGCTGAAAGAGGAGGGCCCGCCGAACGCGCGCGGGGCGCTGGCCTGCGCTGACCGGATTCTGTTGGAGATGGCCGATTGGAACCGGGGCGAGGCGTCCTCGGAGCCTGTTGCTGTCAGCGTCGGGCTGCACTGGGGGCCCGCCTTCTGCGGGGCGGTCGGCGATCAGAGCCGGCTCGAGTTCACCGTGCTCGGGGATACCGTCAATATCGCAGCCCGATTGCAGGAATACGCGAAGTGCGAAGGCGTATCGGTCGTGGTGTCCGCTGCGACTCTGCAGGCCGCCGAGCGCGTGCCGGGGCGGCACTGGCGCGAGTTGCCGGAGGTCACGCTGCGCGGCCGCCGGGATGGCGTGCGGGCCTTTGCAACCGCCGAGCCGCTCGACGGTGCTCCCGCACGTGAAAGCGAAGCTCGTCAAAGCGCCGATTGA
- the ggt gene encoding gamma-glutamyltransferase: MRIFLTALALTLTLAACAQPGSRAQPEAASGRSDARPPAVAERQMVVAAHPLAAQAGREILRAGGSAIDAAIATQLVLGLVEPQSSGIGGGAFLLRYDGASESVTAFDGRETAPMAAGETLFLNADGTPMGFWEAVVGGRSVGVPGTLAMLEKAHERHGKLPWARLFQPAIELARNGFDVTPRLHALIARDRFLKTYGPARDYFYTDAGEPLPVGHLLKNPDYARTLETIAREGAQAFYRGAIARDIVATVREAKGNPGLLSLRDFARYEAKVRPALCRPYRDTTVCGHPPPTSGGATSLQILGILENFDLPSTQPMGVEPVHLLAEASRLAFADRNRFLADSDFVDVPLERLLSDAYLQRRAGLIERDSSLGTAEPGFQRDLASMPDQPGGRSTSHYAIVDADGNAVSATASVEQAFGSRLMVRGFVLNNQLTDFSFVPERDGRPVANRVQPGKRPRSSMAPTIVKDAAGDFRLAVGSPGGSRIIGYTTLRVLAVLDWGLDAQAAVELPNVVNRNGPTTLEAGTSAEALAGPLRARGHTVEIEAMTSGLHAIERRDGRLYGGADPRREGIALGD; this comes from the coding sequence ATGCGGATTTTCCTGACAGCGCTCGCGCTGACCCTGACGCTTGCAGCCTGCGCGCAGCCCGGCTCGCGGGCGCAGCCGGAGGCGGCGAGCGGGCGCAGCGATGCGCGTCCGCCGGCGGTCGCCGAACGGCAGATGGTCGTCGCCGCGCATCCGCTGGCCGCGCAGGCCGGGCGCGAAATTCTGCGCGCCGGTGGCAGTGCGATCGACGCGGCGATCGCCACGCAATTGGTTCTGGGCCTGGTGGAGCCGCAGTCGAGCGGGATCGGTGGCGGCGCGTTTCTGTTGCGCTACGACGGCGCAAGCGAGTCGGTGACAGCCTTCGACGGACGCGAAACGGCGCCTATGGCCGCGGGCGAGACGCTGTTCCTGAATGCCGATGGAACGCCGATGGGCTTCTGGGAGGCGGTGGTCGGCGGCCGGTCGGTCGGTGTGCCAGGTACGCTCGCGATGCTGGAAAAGGCGCATGAGCGTCACGGCAAGCTGCCCTGGGCGCGGCTGTTCCAGCCGGCGATCGAGCTTGCGCGCAACGGCTTCGACGTAACGCCGCGGCTGCACGCGCTGATCGCGCGCGATCGCTTCCTGAAGACCTACGGCCCCGCGCGCGACTACTTCTACACCGACGCCGGCGAGCCGCTGCCCGTGGGCCATCTGCTCAAGAACCCGGACTACGCCCGCACGCTGGAGACAATCGCGCGCGAAGGCGCCCAGGCGTTCTATCGCGGCGCAATCGCGCGCGATATCGTCGCGACCGTACGCGAGGCCAAAGGCAATCCAGGCCTGCTCAGCCTGCGCGATTTCGCCCGCTACGAGGCCAAAGTTCGCCCGGCGCTGTGCCGTCCGTACCGGGACACTACCGTCTGCGGCCACCCGCCGCCCACCAGCGGCGGGGCGACCAGCCTGCAGATTCTGGGCATTCTGGAGAATTTCGATCTGCCCTCGACGCAGCCGATGGGTGTTGAGCCGGTGCACCTGCTGGCGGAGGCGAGCCGGCTGGCGTTCGCCGACCGCAATCGTTTCCTGGCCGACAGCGACTTCGTCGACGTCCCGCTCGAGCGGTTGCTGTCGGACGCCTACCTGCAGCGTCGCGCCGGGCTGATCGAACGCGATTCGAGCTTGGGCACGGCCGAGCCCGGTTTCCAGCGCGATCTGGCCTCGATGCCGGATCAGCCGGGAGGGCGGTCGACCAGCCACTATGCGATCGTCGACGCCGATGGCAATGCCGTCTCCGCGACCGCGTCGGTGGAGCAGGCTTTCGGCTCCCGGTTGATGGTGCGCGGCTTCGTGCTGAACAACCAGCTGACCGACTTCTCCTTCGTGCCCGAACGCGATGGTCGACCGGTCGCCAACCGGGTGCAGCCAGGCAAGCGCCCACGCAGTTCGATGGCGCCCACGATCGTCAAGGACGCCGCAGGCGATTTCCGGCTTGCCGTTGGATCGCCGGGCGGTAGCCGGATCATTGGCTACACGACCCTGCGTGTGCTGGCCGTGCTGGATTGGGGGTTGGACGCGCAGGCGGCGGTGGAATTGCCCAATGTGGTCAACCGTAACGGCCCGACGACGCTGGAAGCGGGCACGTCCGCCGAAGCGCTCGCCGGTCCGCTGCGTGCCCGCGGGCACACGGTCGAGATCGAGGCGATGACGAGCGGCCTGCATGCGATCGAACGGCGTGACGGCCGGCTTTACGGCGGTGCCGATCCGCGACGGGAAGGCATCGCGTTGGGCGATTGA
- the panB gene encoding 3-methyl-2-oxobutanoate hydroxymethyltransferase, whose translation MSDPTATAGSDRRPARPINVRDIQARKGGTPLVCLTAYTAPMAHLLDAHAEVLLVGDSLGMAVYGMDTTLDVSVDMMINHGRAVAKAAERALVVVDLPFGSYQESPEQAFRTAARVLAETGASAVKLEGGQDMAETIRFLIARGIPVMGHVGLTPQAVNQLGGFRIQGRDDAAAERIRADATAVARAGAFALVVEGVVEPLAREITRAVKIPTIGIGASADCDGQVLVSEDMLGLFGEQTPRFVKHYARLDQAIDTAVRQYAEEVRDRTFPEATHVTRPRQG comes from the coding sequence GTGAGCGATCCAACCGCCACTGCCGGGTCCGACCGCCGCCCCGCCCGTCCGATCAACGTGCGCGACATACAAGCGCGCAAAGGCGGGACACCGCTCGTCTGCCTGACCGCCTATACCGCGCCGATGGCGCACCTACTGGACGCCCACGCCGAAGTGCTGCTGGTCGGCGACAGCCTGGGGATGGCGGTCTACGGCATGGACACCACGCTCGACGTCAGCGTGGACATGATGATCAATCACGGTCGCGCGGTCGCGAAGGCGGCCGAGCGTGCGTTGGTGGTGGTCGACCTGCCGTTCGGCAGCTATCAGGAGAGCCCCGAGCAGGCGTTCCGCACGGCCGCGCGCGTGCTGGCGGAAACCGGCGCCTCGGCGGTCAAACTCGAAGGCGGTCAGGATATGGCGGAGACCATCCGTTTCCTGATCGCGCGCGGCATTCCAGTGATGGGCCATGTCGGCCTGACCCCGCAAGCGGTGAACCAGTTGGGCGGGTTCCGAATTCAAGGCCGCGACGACGCGGCGGCCGAACGAATCCGCGCCGATGCCACCGCGGTCGCGCGCGCCGGCGCGTTTGCCCTGGTCGTTGAGGGGGTGGTCGAGCCGCTGGCCCGCGAGATCACCCGGGCCGTCAAGATCCCCACGATCGGCATCGGCGCCTCGGCCGATTGCGACGGCCAGGTGCTGGTCAGTGAGGACATGCTGGGCCTGTTCGGCGAACAGACGCCGCGCTTCGTCAAGCACTACGCCCGTCTGGACCAGGCGATCGACACCGCGGTACGGCAATACGCGGAGGAGGTGCGCGACCGCACCTTCCCCGAGGCCACACACGTCACCCGGCCGCGTCAGGGCTGA